One genomic region from Macaca mulatta isolate MMU2019108-1 chromosome 20, T2T-MMU8v2.0, whole genome shotgun sequence encodes:
- the RIPOR1 gene encoding rho family-interacting cell polarization regulator 1 isoform X9, with amino-acid sequence MNTKKRGSPARTHSMMSLSVRPQRRLLSARVSRSQSFAGVLGSHERGPRSFPVFSPPGPPRKPPALSRVSRMFSVAHPAAKVPQPERLDLVYAALKRGLTAYLEVHQQEQEKLQGQIRESKRNSRLAPPDPPLLQQVKSIERFLRRLEFHASKIDELYEAYCVQRRLRDGAYNMVRAYTTGSPGSREARDSLAEATRGHREYTESMCLLESELEAQLGEFHLRMKGLAGFARLCVGDQYEICMKYGRQRWKLRGRIEGSGKQVWDSEETIFLPLLTEFLSIKVTELKGLANHVVVGSVSCETKDLFAALPQVVAVDINDLGTIKLSLEVTWSPFDKDDQPSAASSVNKASTVTKRFSTYSQSPPDTPSLREQAFYNMLRRQEELENGTAWSLSSESSDDSSSPQLSGTARHSSAPRPLVQQPELLPIQVAFRRPETPSSGPLDEEGAVAPVLANGHAPYSRTLSHISEASVDAALAEASVEAIGPESLAWGPSPPTHPAPTHGEHPSPVPPTLDPGHSATSSTLGTTGSVPTSTDPAPSAHLDSVHKATDSGPSELPGPTHTTTGSTCSAIQSPLTHTTTGSTHKPIISTLTTTGPTVNIIGPVQTTTSHIHTMPSPTHTPTSPTHKTRMSTSTTISPTHTPTSPTHKARMSPPTTTSPNPSAMGLVQTATSPTLTNVSPSTSPELATLSSPSKHSDPTLPATDSLPCSPPASNSCTQADPIAPSTSHPSPAHSSRKPLTSPAPDPPESMVQSLSPTPSPPTPAPQHSDLSLAMAVQTPVPGAAGGSGDKILEEALGALMAALDDYRGQFPELQGLEQEVTRLESLLMRQGLTRSRASSLSITVEHALESFSFLNEDEDEDNDVPGDRPPSSPEAGAEDSIDSPSARPLSTGCPALDAALVRHLYHCSCLLLKLGTFGPLRCQEAWALERLLREARVLEAVCEFSRRWEIPASSAQEVVQFSASRPGFLTFWDQCTERLSCFLCPVERVLLTFCNQYGARLSLRQPGLAEAVCVKFLEDALGQKLPRRPQPGPGEQLTVFQFWSFVETLDSPTMEAYVTETAEEVLLVRNLNSDDQAVVLKALRLAPEGRLRRDGLRALSSLLVHGNNKVMAAVSTQLRSLSLGPAFRERALLCFLDQLEDEDVQTRVAGCLALGCIKAPEGIEPLVYLCQTDTEAVREAARQSLQQCGEEGQSAHRQLEESLDALPRIFGPGSMASTAF; translated from the exons ATGAACACCAAGAAGAGAG GGAGCCCCGCGCGGACTCACTCTATGATGTCCCTGTCGGTGCGGCCGCAGCGCCGCCTGCTCAGCGCCCGGGTCAGTAGGAGCCAGTCCTTCGCAGGCGTCCTCGGCAGCCACGAGCGGGGGCCCAG GAGCTTCCCGGTCTTCAGCCCGCCAGGGCCCCCACGGAAGCCCCCCGCGCTCTCCCGAGTGTCCAGGATGTTTTCCGTGGCTCATCCAGCCGCCAAGGTGCCGCAACCCGAGCGGCTGGACCTGGTGTATGCGGCGCTGAAGCGGGGCCTGAC GGCCTACTTGGAAGTTCACCAGCAGGAGCAGGAGAAACTCCAGGGCCAGATAAGGGAGTCCAAGAGGAATTCCCGCTTG GCCCCTCCTGACCCACCTCTTCTCCAGCAAGTCAAGTCCATTGAACGCTTCCTGCGACGACTGGAGTTCCATGCCAGCAAG ATCGACGAGCTGTATGAGGCATACTGTGTCCAGCGGCGTCTCCGGGATGGTGCCTACAACATGGTCCGTGCCTACACCACTGGGTCCCCGGGGAGCCGAGAGGCCCGGGACAGCCTAGCAGAGGCCACTCGGGGGCATCGCGAGTACACGGAG aGCATGTGTCTGCTGGAGAGCGAGCTGGAGGCACAGCTGGGCGAGTTTCATCTCCGAATGAAAG GGCTGGCTGGCTTTGCCAGGCTGTGTGTAGGCGATCAATATGAG ATCTGCATGAAATATGGGCGTCAGCGCTGGAAACTACGGGGCCGAATTGAGGGTAGTGGAAAGCAGGTGTGGGACAGTGAAGAAACCATCTTTCTCCCACTGCTCACGGAATTTCTGTCTATCAAG GTGACAGAACTGAAGGGCCTGGCCAACCATGTGGTTGTGGGCAGTGTCTCCTGTGAGACCAAGGACCTGTTTGCCGCCCTGCCTCAGGTTGTGGCTGTGGATATCAATGACCTTGGCACCATCAAGCTCAGCCTGGAAGTCACATGGAG ccccttCGACAAGGATGACCAGCCCTCAGCCGCTTCTTCTGTCAACAAGGCCTCCACAGTCACCAAGCGCTTCTCCACCTATAGCCAGAGCCCACCGGACACACCCTCACTTCGGGAACAGGCCTTCTAT AACATGCTGCGACGGCAGGAGGAGCTGGAGAATGGGACAGCATGGTCCCTGTCATCCGAATCTTCAGACGACTCATCCAGCCCACAGCTCTCAGGCACTGCCCGCCACTCATCAGCCCCTAGGCCCCTGGTGCAGCAGCCTGAACTCCTTCCCATCCAAGTTGCCTTCCGTAGGCCTGAGACCCCCAGCTCTGGTCCCCTGGATGAGGAGGGGGCCGTGGCCCCAGTCCTGGCAAATGGGCATGCACCCTACAGTCGGACTCTTAGCCACATCAGTGAGGCTAGTGTAGACGCTGCCTTGGCTGAGGCTTCAGTGGAGGCCATTGGCCCAGAAAGCCTAGCCTGGGGACCTAGCCCACCTACACACCCAGCTCCCACCCATGGAGAGCACCCCAGCCCTGTTCCTCCGACCCTGGACCCTGGCCACTCTGCCACAAGCTCCACCCTCGGTACAACAGGCTCTGTCCCCACATCTACAGACCCTGCCCCATCTGCACACCTAGACTCAGTTCATAAGGCCACAGACTCTGGCCCTTCAGAACTGCCAGGCCCCACTCACACCACTACAGGCTCCACCTGTAGTGCCATTCAAAGCCCCCTCACTCACACTACTACAGGCTCTACCCACAAGCCCATAATCTCTACCCTTACTACTACAGGCCCTACCGTCAATATCATAGGCCCAGTCCAGACTACCACGAGCCACATCCATACCATGCCAAGCCCCACCCATACCCCCACAAGTCCCACCCATAAAACCAGGATGTCAACTTCTACCACTATAAGTCCCACCCATACCCCCACAAGTCCCACCCATAAAGCCAGGATGTCACCTCCCACCACTACAAGTCCTAACCCCAGTGCTATGGGCCTAGTCCAGACTGCCACAAGCCCCACCCTTACAAATGTAAGTCCTTCTACTTCTCCAGAACTTGCtaccctctccagcccctccaaACACTCAGACCCCACCCTCCCAGCCACCGACTCCCTTCCCTGTAGTCCCCCAGCCTCCAATTCCTGCACTCAGGCAGACCCTATAGCCCCTAGCACCTCCCACCCAAGTCCTGCCCATTCCAGTAGGAAACCCCTCACAAGCCCTGCCCCAGATCCCCCAGAGTCTATGGTTCAGAGTCTAAGCCCCACTCCCTCACCCCCAACCCCTGCACCCCAGCATTCAGACCTTAGCCTGGCCATGGCTGTCCAGACCCCAGTCCCAGGGGCAGCCGGAGGGTCTGGGGACAAGATCCTGGAGGAGGCACTGGGGGCCCTAATGGCTGCCCTGGATGACTACCGTGGCCAGTTTCCTGAGCTGCAGGGCCTGGAGCAGGAGGTGACCCGACTAGAGAGTCTGCTCATG AGACAAGGTCTGACTCGCAGCCGGGCCTCCAGTCTCAGCATCACCGTGGAGCATGCCTTGGAGAGCTTCAGCTTCCTCAATGAAGACGAAGATGAAGACAATGATGTTCCTGGGGACAG GCCTCCAAGCAGCCCAGAGGCTGGGGCTGAGGACAGCATAGACTCACCCAGTGCCCGCCCCCTCAGCACGGGGTGTCCAGCTCTGGACGCTGCCTTGGTCCGGCACCTGTACCACTGCAGTTGCCTCCTGCTG AAACTGGGCACATTTGGGCCTCTGCGATGCCAGGAGGCATGGGCCCTGGAGCGGCTGCTGCGGGAAGCCCGAGTGCTGGAGGCAGTATGCGAGTTCAGCAGGCGGTGGGAGATCCCGGCCAGCTCTGCCCAAGAAG TGGTGCAGTTCTCGGCCTCTCGGCCTGGCTTCTTGACCTTCTGGGACCAGTGCACAGAGAGACTTAGCTGCTTCCTCTGCCCAGTGGAGCGGGTGCTTCTCACCTTCTGCAACCAGTATGGTGCCCGCCTCTCCCTGCGCCAGCCAGGCTTGGCTGAGGCTG TTTGTGTGAAGTTCCTGGAGGATGCCCTGGGGCAGAAGCTGCCCAGAAGGCCCCAGCCAGGGCCTGGAGAGCAGCTCACGGTCTTCCAGTTCTGGAGTTTTGTGGAAACCTTGGACAGCCCCACCATGGAGGCCTACGTGACCGAGACTGCCGAGGAGG TGCTACTGGTGCGGAATCTGAACTCAGATGACCAGGCTGTCGTGCTGAAGGCCCTGAGATTGGCGCCCGAGGGGCGTCTGCGAAGGGATGGGCTGCGGGCCCTCAGCTCCCTGCTCGTCCATGGCAACAACAAGGTGATGGCTGCTGTCAGCACCCAGCTCCGGAGCCTGTCACTGGGCCCTGCCTTCCGGGAGAGG GCCCTCCTGTGCTTTCTGGACCAGCTGGAGGATGAGGACGTGCAGACTCGAGTGGCTGGCTGCCTGGCCCTAGGCTGCATCAAG GCTCCCGAGGGCATTGAGCCCCTGGTGTACCTCTGCCAAACTGACACAGAAGCTGTGAGGGAAGCTGCCCGGCAGAGCCTACAGCAGTGTG GAGAAGAGGGACAGTCTGCCCATCGACAGCTAGAGGAGTCCCTGGACGCCCTGCCCCGCATCTTTGGTCCTGGCAGCATGGCGAGCACAGCATTCTAA
- the RIPOR1 gene encoding rho family-interacting cell polarization regulator 1 isoform X21: MNTKKRGSPARTHSMMSLSVRPQRRLLSARVSRSQSFAGVLGSHERGPRSFPVFSPPGPPRKPPALSRVSRMFSVAHPAAKVPQPERLDLVYAALKRGLTAYLEVHQQEQEKLQGQIRESKRNSRLAPPDPPLLQQVKSIERFLRRLEFHASKIDELYEAYCVQRRLRDGAYNMVRAYTTGSPGSREARDSLAEATRGHREYTESMCLLESELEAQLGEFHLRMKGLAGFARLCVGDQYEICMKYGRQRWKLRGRIEGSGKQVWDSEETIFLPLLTEFLSIKVTELKGLANHVVVGSVSCETKDLFAALPQVVAVDINDLGTIKLSLEVTWSPFDKDDQPSAASSVNKASTVTKRFSTYSQSPPDTPSLREQAFYNMLRRQEELENGTAWSLSSESSDDSSSPQLSGTARHSSAPRPLVQQPELLPIQVAFRRPETPSSGPLDEEGAVAPVLANGHAPYSRTLSHISEASVDAALAEASVEAIGPESLAWGPSPPTHPAPTHGEHPSPVPPTLDPGHSATSSTLGTTGSVPTSTDPAPSAHLDSVHKATDSGPSELPGPTHTTTGSTCSAIQSPLTHTTTGSTHKPIISTLTTTGPTVNIIGPVQTTTSHIHTMPSPTHTPTSPTHKTRMSTSTTISPTHTPTSPTHKARMSPPTTTSPNPSAMGLVQTATSPTLTNHSDLSLAMAVQTPVPGAAGGSGDKILEEALGALMAALDDYRGQFPELQGLEQEVTRLESLLMQRQGLTRSRASSLSITVEHALESFSFLNEDEDEDNDVPGDRPPSSPEAGAEDSIDSPSARPLSTGCPALDAALVRHLYHCSCLLLKLGTFGPLRCQEAWALERLLREARVLEAVCEFSRRWEIPASSAQEVVQFSASRPGFLTFWDQCTERLSCFLCPVERVLLTFCNQYGARLSLRQPGLAEAVCVKFLEDALGQKLPRRPQPGPGEQLTVFQFWSFVETLDSPTMEAYVTETAEEVLLVRNLNSDDQAVVLKALRLAPEGRLRRDGLRALSSLLVHGNNKVMAAVSTQLRSLSLGPAFRERALLCFLDQLEDEDVQTRVAGCLALGCIKAPEGIEPLVYLCQTDTEAVREAARQSLQQCGEEGQSAHRQLEESLDALPRIFGPGSMASTAF, from the exons ATGAACACCAAGAAGAGAG GGAGCCCCGCGCGGACTCACTCTATGATGTCCCTGTCGGTGCGGCCGCAGCGCCGCCTGCTCAGCGCCCGGGTCAGTAGGAGCCAGTCCTTCGCAGGCGTCCTCGGCAGCCACGAGCGGGGGCCCAG GAGCTTCCCGGTCTTCAGCCCGCCAGGGCCCCCACGGAAGCCCCCCGCGCTCTCCCGAGTGTCCAGGATGTTTTCCGTGGCTCATCCAGCCGCCAAGGTGCCGCAACCCGAGCGGCTGGACCTGGTGTATGCGGCGCTGAAGCGGGGCCTGAC GGCCTACTTGGAAGTTCACCAGCAGGAGCAGGAGAAACTCCAGGGCCAGATAAGGGAGTCCAAGAGGAATTCCCGCTTG GCCCCTCCTGACCCACCTCTTCTCCAGCAAGTCAAGTCCATTGAACGCTTCCTGCGACGACTGGAGTTCCATGCCAGCAAG ATCGACGAGCTGTATGAGGCATACTGTGTCCAGCGGCGTCTCCGGGATGGTGCCTACAACATGGTCCGTGCCTACACCACTGGGTCCCCGGGGAGCCGAGAGGCCCGGGACAGCCTAGCAGAGGCCACTCGGGGGCATCGCGAGTACACGGAG aGCATGTGTCTGCTGGAGAGCGAGCTGGAGGCACAGCTGGGCGAGTTTCATCTCCGAATGAAAG GGCTGGCTGGCTTTGCCAGGCTGTGTGTAGGCGATCAATATGAG ATCTGCATGAAATATGGGCGTCAGCGCTGGAAACTACGGGGCCGAATTGAGGGTAGTGGAAAGCAGGTGTGGGACAGTGAAGAAACCATCTTTCTCCCACTGCTCACGGAATTTCTGTCTATCAAG GTGACAGAACTGAAGGGCCTGGCCAACCATGTGGTTGTGGGCAGTGTCTCCTGTGAGACCAAGGACCTGTTTGCCGCCCTGCCTCAGGTTGTGGCTGTGGATATCAATGACCTTGGCACCATCAAGCTCAGCCTGGAAGTCACATGGAG ccccttCGACAAGGATGACCAGCCCTCAGCCGCTTCTTCTGTCAACAAGGCCTCCACAGTCACCAAGCGCTTCTCCACCTATAGCCAGAGCCCACCGGACACACCCTCACTTCGGGAACAGGCCTTCTAT AACATGCTGCGACGGCAGGAGGAGCTGGAGAATGGGACAGCATGGTCCCTGTCATCCGAATCTTCAGACGACTCATCCAGCCCACAGCTCTCAGGCACTGCCCGCCACTCATCAGCCCCTAGGCCCCTGGTGCAGCAGCCTGAACTCCTTCCCATCCAAGTTGCCTTCCGTAGGCCTGAGACCCCCAGCTCTGGTCCCCTGGATGAGGAGGGGGCCGTGGCCCCAGTCCTGGCAAATGGGCATGCACCCTACAGTCGGACTCTTAGCCACATCAGTGAGGCTAGTGTAGACGCTGCCTTGGCTGAGGCTTCAGTGGAGGCCATTGGCCCAGAAAGCCTAGCCTGGGGACCTAGCCCACCTACACACCCAGCTCCCACCCATGGAGAGCACCCCAGCCCTGTTCCTCCGACCCTGGACCCTGGCCACTCTGCCACAAGCTCCACCCTCGGTACAACAGGCTCTGTCCCCACATCTACAGACCCTGCCCCATCTGCACACCTAGACTCAGTTCATAAGGCCACAGACTCTGGCCCTTCAGAACTGCCAGGCCCCACTCACACCACTACAGGCTCCACCTGTAGTGCCATTCAAAGCCCCCTCACTCACACTACTACAGGCTCTACCCACAAGCCCATAATCTCTACCCTTACTACTACAGGCCCTACCGTCAATATCATAGGCCCAGTCCAGACTACCACGAGCCACATCCATACCATGCCAAGCCCCACCCATACCCCCACAAGTCCCACCCATAAAACCAGGATGTCAACTTCTACCACTATAAGTCCCACCCATACCCCCACAAGTCCCACCCATAAAGCCAGGATGTCACCTCCCACCACTACAAGTCCTAACCCCAGTGCTATGGGCCTAGTCCAGACTGCCACAAGCCCCACCCTTACAAAT CATTCAGACCTTAGCCTGGCCATGGCTGTCCAGACCCCAGTCCCAGGGGCAGCCGGAGGGTCTGGGGACAAGATCCTGGAGGAGGCACTGGGGGCCCTAATGGCTGCCCTGGATGACTACCGTGGCCAGTTTCCTGAGCTGCAGGGCCTGGAGCAGGAGGTGACCCGACTAGAGAGTCTGCTCATG CAGAGACAAGGTCTGACTCGCAGCCGGGCCTCCAGTCTCAGCATCACCGTGGAGCATGCCTTGGAGAGCTTCAGCTTCCTCAATGAAGACGAAGATGAAGACAATGATGTTCCTGGGGACAG GCCTCCAAGCAGCCCAGAGGCTGGGGCTGAGGACAGCATAGACTCACCCAGTGCCCGCCCCCTCAGCACGGGGTGTCCAGCTCTGGACGCTGCCTTGGTCCGGCACCTGTACCACTGCAGTTGCCTCCTGCTG AAACTGGGCACATTTGGGCCTCTGCGATGCCAGGAGGCATGGGCCCTGGAGCGGCTGCTGCGGGAAGCCCGAGTGCTGGAGGCAGTATGCGAGTTCAGCAGGCGGTGGGAGATCCCGGCCAGCTCTGCCCAAGAAG TGGTGCAGTTCTCGGCCTCTCGGCCTGGCTTCTTGACCTTCTGGGACCAGTGCACAGAGAGACTTAGCTGCTTCCTCTGCCCAGTGGAGCGGGTGCTTCTCACCTTCTGCAACCAGTATGGTGCCCGCCTCTCCCTGCGCCAGCCAGGCTTGGCTGAGGCTG TTTGTGTGAAGTTCCTGGAGGATGCCCTGGGGCAGAAGCTGCCCAGAAGGCCCCAGCCAGGGCCTGGAGAGCAGCTCACGGTCTTCCAGTTCTGGAGTTTTGTGGAAACCTTGGACAGCCCCACCATGGAGGCCTACGTGACCGAGACTGCCGAGGAGG TGCTACTGGTGCGGAATCTGAACTCAGATGACCAGGCTGTCGTGCTGAAGGCCCTGAGATTGGCGCCCGAGGGGCGTCTGCGAAGGGATGGGCTGCGGGCCCTCAGCTCCCTGCTCGTCCATGGCAACAACAAGGTGATGGCTGCTGTCAGCACCCAGCTCCGGAGCCTGTCACTGGGCCCTGCCTTCCGGGAGAGG GCCCTCCTGTGCTTTCTGGACCAGCTGGAGGATGAGGACGTGCAGACTCGAGTGGCTGGCTGCCTGGCCCTAGGCTGCATCAAG GCTCCCGAGGGCATTGAGCCCCTGGTGTACCTCTGCCAAACTGACACAGAAGCTGTGAGGGAAGCTGCCCGGCAGAGCCTACAGCAGTGTG GAGAAGAGGGACAGTCTGCCCATCGACAGCTAGAGGAGTCCCTGGACGCCCTGCCCCGCATCTTTGGTCCTGGCAGCATGGCGAGCACAGCATTCTAA
- the RIPOR1 gene encoding rho family-interacting cell polarization regulator 1 isoform X1, which produces MNTKKRGSPARTHSMMSLSVRPQRRLLSARVSRSQSFAGVLGSHERGPRSFPVFSPPGPPRKPPALSRVSRMFSVAHPAAKVPQPERLDLVYAALKRGLTAYLEVHQQEQEKLQGQIRESKRNSRLGFLYDLDKQVKSIERFLRRLEFHASKIDELYEAYCVQRRLRDGAYNMVRAYTTGSPGSREARDSLAEATRGHREYTESMCLLESELEAQLGEFHLRMKGTELWGQAGGQRKYAEDPQYGSPTSPLLHQLPGLAGFARLCVGDQYEICMKYGRQRWKLRGRIEGSGKQVWDSEETIFLPLLTEFLSIKVTELKGLANHVVVGSVSCETKDLFAALPQVVAVDINDLGTIKLSLEVTWSPFDKDDQPSAASSVNKASTVTKRFSTYSQSPPDTPSLREQAFYNMLRRQEELENGTAWSLSSESSDDSSSPQLSGTARHSSAPRPLVQQPELLPIQVAFRRPETPSSGPLDEEGAVAPVLANGHAPYSRTLSHISEASVDAALAEASVEAIGPESLAWGPSPPTHPAPTHGEHPSPVPPTLDPGHSATSSTLGTTGSVPTSTDPAPSAHLDSVHKATDSGPSELPGPTHTTTGSTCSAIQSPLTHTTTGSTHKPIISTLTTTGPTVNIIGPVQTTTSHIHTMPSPTHTPTSPTHKTRMSTSTTISPTHTPTSPTHKARMSPPTTTSPNPSAMGLVQTATSPTLTNVSPSTSPELATLSSPSKHSDPTLPATDSLPCSPPASNSCTQADPIAPSTSHPSPAHSSRKPLTSPAPDPPESMVQSLSPTPSPPTPAPQHSDLSLAMAVQTPVPGAAGGSGDKILEEALGALMAALDDYRGQFPELQGLEQEVTRLESLLMQRQGLTRSRASSLSITVEHALESFSFLNEDEDEDNDVPGDRPPSSPEAGAEDSIDSPSARPLSTGCPALDAALVRHLYHCSCLLLKLGTFGPLRCQEAWALERLLREARVLEAVCEFSRRWEIPASSAQEVVQFSASRPGFLTFWDQCTERLSCFLCPVERVLLTFCNQYGARLSLRQPGLAEAVCVKFLEDALGQKLPRRPQPGPGEQLTVFQFWSFVETLDSPTMEAYVTETAEEVLLVRNLNSDDQAVVLKALRLAPEGRLRRDGLRALSSLLVHGNNKVMAAVSTQLRSLSLGPAFRERALLCFLDQLEDEDVQTRVAGCLALGCIKAPEGIEPLVYLCQTDTEAVREAARQSLQQCGEEGQSAHRQLEESLDALPRIFGPGSMASTAF; this is translated from the exons ATGAACACCAAGAAGAGAG GGAGCCCCGCGCGGACTCACTCTATGATGTCCCTGTCGGTGCGGCCGCAGCGCCGCCTGCTCAGCGCCCGGGTCAGTAGGAGCCAGTCCTTCGCAGGCGTCCTCGGCAGCCACGAGCGGGGGCCCAG GAGCTTCCCGGTCTTCAGCCCGCCAGGGCCCCCACGGAAGCCCCCCGCGCTCTCCCGAGTGTCCAGGATGTTTTCCGTGGCTCATCCAGCCGCCAAGGTGCCGCAACCCGAGCGGCTGGACCTGGTGTATGCGGCGCTGAAGCGGGGCCTGAC GGCCTACTTGGAAGTTCACCAGCAGGAGCAGGAGAAACTCCAGGGCCAGATAAGGGAGTCCAAGAGGAATTCCCGCTTG GGCTTCCTGTATGATCTGGACAAG CAAGTCAAGTCCATTGAACGCTTCCTGCGACGACTGGAGTTCCATGCCAGCAAG ATCGACGAGCTGTATGAGGCATACTGTGTCCAGCGGCGTCTCCGGGATGGTGCCTACAACATGGTCCGTGCCTACACCACTGGGTCCCCGGGGAGCCGAGAGGCCCGGGACAGCCTAGCAGAGGCCACTCGGGGGCATCGCGAGTACACGGAG aGCATGTGTCTGCTGGAGAGCGAGCTGGAGGCACAGCTGGGCGAGTTTCATCTCCGAATGAAAGGTACTGAGTTGTGGGGGCAGGCGGGGGGCCAGAGGAAGTATGCTGAAGACCCCCAATATGGCTCACCAACTTCTCCCCTTCTCCACCAACTCCCAGGGCTGGCTGGCTTTGCCAGGCTGTGTGTAGGCGATCAATATGAG ATCTGCATGAAATATGGGCGTCAGCGCTGGAAACTACGGGGCCGAATTGAGGGTAGTGGAAAGCAGGTGTGGGACAGTGAAGAAACCATCTTTCTCCCACTGCTCACGGAATTTCTGTCTATCAAG GTGACAGAACTGAAGGGCCTGGCCAACCATGTGGTTGTGGGCAGTGTCTCCTGTGAGACCAAGGACCTGTTTGCCGCCCTGCCTCAGGTTGTGGCTGTGGATATCAATGACCTTGGCACCATCAAGCTCAGCCTGGAAGTCACATGGAG ccccttCGACAAGGATGACCAGCCCTCAGCCGCTTCTTCTGTCAACAAGGCCTCCACAGTCACCAAGCGCTTCTCCACCTATAGCCAGAGCCCACCGGACACACCCTCACTTCGGGAACAGGCCTTCTAT AACATGCTGCGACGGCAGGAGGAGCTGGAGAATGGGACAGCATGGTCCCTGTCATCCGAATCTTCAGACGACTCATCCAGCCCACAGCTCTCAGGCACTGCCCGCCACTCATCAGCCCCTAGGCCCCTGGTGCAGCAGCCTGAACTCCTTCCCATCCAAGTTGCCTTCCGTAGGCCTGAGACCCCCAGCTCTGGTCCCCTGGATGAGGAGGGGGCCGTGGCCCCAGTCCTGGCAAATGGGCATGCACCCTACAGTCGGACTCTTAGCCACATCAGTGAGGCTAGTGTAGACGCTGCCTTGGCTGAGGCTTCAGTGGAGGCCATTGGCCCAGAAAGCCTAGCCTGGGGACCTAGCCCACCTACACACCCAGCTCCCACCCATGGAGAGCACCCCAGCCCTGTTCCTCCGACCCTGGACCCTGGCCACTCTGCCACAAGCTCCACCCTCGGTACAACAGGCTCTGTCCCCACATCTACAGACCCTGCCCCATCTGCACACCTAGACTCAGTTCATAAGGCCACAGACTCTGGCCCTTCAGAACTGCCAGGCCCCACTCACACCACTACAGGCTCCACCTGTAGTGCCATTCAAAGCCCCCTCACTCACACTACTACAGGCTCTACCCACAAGCCCATAATCTCTACCCTTACTACTACAGGCCCTACCGTCAATATCATAGGCCCAGTCCAGACTACCACGAGCCACATCCATACCATGCCAAGCCCCACCCATACCCCCACAAGTCCCACCCATAAAACCAGGATGTCAACTTCTACCACTATAAGTCCCACCCATACCCCCACAAGTCCCACCCATAAAGCCAGGATGTCACCTCCCACCACTACAAGTCCTAACCCCAGTGCTATGGGCCTAGTCCAGACTGCCACAAGCCCCACCCTTACAAATGTAAGTCCTTCTACTTCTCCAGAACTTGCtaccctctccagcccctccaaACACTCAGACCCCACCCTCCCAGCCACCGACTCCCTTCCCTGTAGTCCCCCAGCCTCCAATTCCTGCACTCAGGCAGACCCTATAGCCCCTAGCACCTCCCACCCAAGTCCTGCCCATTCCAGTAGGAAACCCCTCACAAGCCCTGCCCCAGATCCCCCAGAGTCTATGGTTCAGAGTCTAAGCCCCACTCCCTCACCCCCAACCCCTGCACCCCAGCATTCAGACCTTAGCCTGGCCATGGCTGTCCAGACCCCAGTCCCAGGGGCAGCCGGAGGGTCTGGGGACAAGATCCTGGAGGAGGCACTGGGGGCCCTAATGGCTGCCCTGGATGACTACCGTGGCCAGTTTCCTGAGCTGCAGGGCCTGGAGCAGGAGGTGACCCGACTAGAGAGTCTGCTCATG CAGAGACAAGGTCTGACTCGCAGCCGGGCCTCCAGTCTCAGCATCACCGTGGAGCATGCCTTGGAGAGCTTCAGCTTCCTCAATGAAGACGAAGATGAAGACAATGATGTTCCTGGGGACAG GCCTCCAAGCAGCCCAGAGGCTGGGGCTGAGGACAGCATAGACTCACCCAGTGCCCGCCCCCTCAGCACGGGGTGTCCAGCTCTGGACGCTGCCTTGGTCCGGCACCTGTACCACTGCAGTTGCCTCCTGCTG AAACTGGGCACATTTGGGCCTCTGCGATGCCAGGAGGCATGGGCCCTGGAGCGGCTGCTGCGGGAAGCCCGAGTGCTGGAGGCAGTATGCGAGTTCAGCAGGCGGTGGGAGATCCCGGCCAGCTCTGCCCAAGAAG TGGTGCAGTTCTCGGCCTCTCGGCCTGGCTTCTTGACCTTCTGGGACCAGTGCACAGAGAGACTTAGCTGCTTCCTCTGCCCAGTGGAGCGGGTGCTTCTCACCTTCTGCAACCAGTATGGTGCCCGCCTCTCCCTGCGCCAGCCAGGCTTGGCTGAGGCTG TTTGTGTGAAGTTCCTGGAGGATGCCCTGGGGCAGAAGCTGCCCAGAAGGCCCCAGCCAGGGCCTGGAGAGCAGCTCACGGTCTTCCAGTTCTGGAGTTTTGTGGAAACCTTGGACAGCCCCACCATGGAGGCCTACGTGACCGAGACTGCCGAGGAGG TGCTACTGGTGCGGAATCTGAACTCAGATGACCAGGCTGTCGTGCTGAAGGCCCTGAGATTGGCGCCCGAGGGGCGTCTGCGAAGGGATGGGCTGCGGGCCCTCAGCTCCCTGCTCGTCCATGGCAACAACAAGGTGATGGCTGCTGTCAGCACCCAGCTCCGGAGCCTGTCACTGGGCCCTGCCTTCCGGGAGAGG GCCCTCCTGTGCTTTCTGGACCAGCTGGAGGATGAGGACGTGCAGACTCGAGTGGCTGGCTGCCTGGCCCTAGGCTGCATCAAG GCTCCCGAGGGCATTGAGCCCCTGGTGTACCTCTGCCAAACTGACACAGAAGCTGTGAGGGAAGCTGCCCGGCAGAGCCTACAGCAGTGTG GAGAAGAGGGACAGTCTGCCCATCGACAGCTAGAGGAGTCCCTGGACGCCCTGCCCCGCATCTTTGGTCCTGGCAGCATGGCGAGCACAGCATTCTAA